The Pelosinus sp. IPA-1 genome window below encodes:
- a CDS encoding S-layer homology domain-containing protein: MAAAMILGVAGTSFAASNPFVDVPANNWAYDSVKMLAKAGIVDGYGDGTFKGDKTITRYEMAQIVAKAMGNEEKANAQQKAEIKKLQAEFSDELDKLGVRVGNLEKNQPNLKFNGTFGLRYHSQDNEGIADTTAFKYRLRLDAKAVVDENTTFGMRIANNSYNKKLSAYGLPAGSQWSTFGSDKLGDNNGTGTDNATIDRAFLTRQMGTVTATAGRQSLVVGTTQAIVDNGNINFDGIKLATKIGAVNATVNHGRLVSQIDVDSVELSTKTGKFAYGGGYFAVRDNAPTSTNTAIGPDVLKLKYLNAAYTFNSKFSLTAEGGQNDANYATHDDKFYTVLAKYGAQSLKKDGDQNFVVQYYSVGANSLGIDTPNGSGLTTLDAAKNVATKFTGWDYSYNRALSKNLTTEFHYVKIDNKDTQKDDYNYYRVNVTAKF, encoded by the coding sequence TTGGCAGCCGCAATGATCCTTGGTGTAGCTGGTACTTCCTTCGCTGCATCCAACCCTTTCGTAGACGTTCCTGCGAATAACTGGGCTTATGACTCTGTAAAAATGTTGGCTAAGGCTGGTATTGTTGACGGCTATGGCGATGGCACTTTCAAAGGTGACAAAACCATCACTCGTTATGAAATGGCTCAAATTGTAGCAAAAGCTATGGGCAACGAAGAAAAAGCGAATGCGCAACAAAAAGCAGAAATCAAAAAATTGCAAGCTGAATTTTCCGATGAATTGGACAAGCTTGGTGTACGCGTAGGTAATTTGGAAAAAAACCAACCTAATTTAAAATTCAATGGTACTTTTGGATTACGTTACCATTCACAAGATAATGAGGGAATTGCAGATACAACAGCATTTAAATACAGATTGCGCTTAGATGCTAAGGCTGTTGTTGACGAGAATACAACTTTTGGAATGAGAATTGCAAATAATAGTTACAATAAGAAGTTAAGTGCTTATGGATTGCCTGCCGGTTCTCAATGGTCTACTTTTGGGTCTGATAAATTAGGAGATAATAATGGTACTGGTACTGATAATGCGACAATTGACCGTGCATTCCTAACTCGTCAAATGGGTACTGTTACTGCTACTGCTGGTCGTCAATCTCTAGTAGTTGGTACAACTCAAGCTATCGTTGATAATGGCAATATTAACTTCGATGGTATTAAACTTGCTACAAAAATAGGCGCAGTAAATGCTACTGTGAATCATGGTCGTTTGGTAAGCCAAATCGATGTTGATTCAGTTGAATTATCCACTAAGACTGGTAAATTTGCTTATGGTGGAGGTTATTTCGCCGTAAGAGATAATGCTCCAACATCTACTAATACTGCGATTGGTCCAGATGTCTTAAAACTCAAATACCTCAATGCAGCATATACCTTTAATTCTAAGTTTTCATTAACTGCTGAAGGTGGACAAAATGATGCTAATTACGCTACACACGATGACAAATTCTATACTGTATTAGCGAAGTATGGTGCACAATCCCTTAAGAAAGACGGCGACCAAAACTTTGTTGTCCAATACTACTCAGTAGGTGCAAATTCATTAGGAATAGATACTCCTAATGGTAGTGGTTTGACAACATTAGATGCTGCTAAGAATGTTGCTACTAAATTCACTGGTTGGGACTACTCATACAACCGCGCTCTCAGCAAAAACCTTACTACTGAATTCCACTATGTGAAGATTGATAATAAAGACACTCAAAAAGACGATTACAATTATTATCGTGTAAATGTAACTGCTAAATTCTAA
- a CDS encoding pre-16S rRNA-processing nuclease YqgF, whose translation MTISQTIISIDPGREKCGIAVVHKEKGVLKQAIIDTINLATTIEQLTSSYHIETIIMGDGTSSKDAKKTLEKIKDIDQSITLILVDEYRTTDEGRLRYWRENPPKGLKRLIPVTMQVPPCPVDDYVAVILAERYFLMNKQVLNENITKT comes from the coding sequence GTGACCATAAGCCAAACGATTATCAGCATTGATCCAGGAAGAGAAAAATGCGGAATAGCTGTTGTACATAAAGAAAAAGGTGTATTAAAGCAAGCGATAATTGATACAATCAATCTAGCTACTACGATAGAACAGCTGACTAGTAGTTATCATATAGAAACAATCATTATGGGAGATGGGACTTCGAGTAAAGATGCAAAAAAAACATTAGAAAAAATAAAAGATATCGACCAATCAATAACTCTCATTCTCGTAGACGAATACCGTACCACGGATGAAGGTCGCCTTCGCTACTGGCGTGAGAATCCTCCCAAAGGCTTAAAACGCCTAATCCCAGTAACAATGCAAGTGCCACCCTGTCCAGTGGACGATTATGTAGCCGTAATACTAGCAGAACGCTATTTTCTTATGAATAAGCAAGTATTAAACGAAAACATAACAAAAACTTAA
- a CDS encoding S-layer homology domain-containing protein, which produces MNKRLLKVAVTTALAASIAVPAFANPFSDVPVKHWSYDAVSKLAQAGIVDGYGDGTFKGDKTVTRYEMAQIVAKAMTKSLNNDQKATVEKLEKEFATELNTMGVKVEGMQNQIDNMVKISGDARVRYTDVKDTNDKTDLRTRVSFDGKINNEIGYNARLSANFNPSDNNQTVGVKLDTANVAFNALGAKATVGRQDVTLGSGILFDDRMTGLGLQTGALKLFAGNNTGTTTNGTANAPEHMYAAEYGVNVMGGKVTADYLKNGDNKAYAINGSAPIAHGVTALADYVKNDTNKASATAFGVKFDKAGLTVLHRDADAGVYNAYSSSDVIALPTDVAIKGMEYQYDKALTKNANLNVKYQDFDNMNARTSAAVNVKF; this is translated from the coding sequence ATGAACAAGAGACTTTTAAAAGTAGCAGTAACAACTGCATTGGCTGCTAGCATTGCAGTACCAGCATTCGCTAATCCTTTTTCCGATGTTCCTGTAAAACACTGGTCATATGATGCAGTATCCAAATTGGCACAAGCTGGTATCGTTGATGGTTATGGCGATGGCACTTTCAAAGGTGACAAAACTGTTACTCGTTACGAAATGGCACAAATCGTAGCAAAAGCTATGACAAAATCATTGAACAATGATCAAAAAGCAACTGTTGAAAAATTAGAAAAAGAATTCGCTACTGAATTAAACACTATGGGTGTTAAAGTAGAAGGCATGCAAAACCAAATCGACAACATGGTAAAAATCTCTGGTGATGCTCGTGTGCGTTATACTGATGTAAAAGATACGAATGACAAAACTGACCTTCGTACTCGCGTTTCTTTTGATGGTAAAATCAACAATGAAATTGGCTACAATGCGCGTTTAAGTGCAAACTTCAATCCTAGCGATAATAACCAAACCGTTGGTGTTAAATTAGATACTGCTAACGTAGCATTCAATGCATTGGGTGCAAAAGCTACTGTAGGTCGTCAAGACGTAACTTTAGGTTCAGGCATTCTGTTTGATGATAGAATGACTGGTCTTGGACTTCAAACTGGTGCATTAAAATTGTTTGCAGGTAATAATACTGGAACTACTACTAATGGAACTGCTAATGCTCCTGAACACATGTATGCTGCTGAATATGGTGTTAATGTAATGGGTGGAAAAGTAACTGCTGACTACTTGAAAAACGGTGACAACAAAGCATATGCAATCAATGGTTCTGCTCCTATCGCTCACGGCGTAACTGCTCTTGCTGATTATGTTAAGAACGATACTAACAAAGCAAGTGCTACTGCTTTTGGTGTTAAATTCGACAAAGCTGGCTTGACTGTTCTTCATAGAGATGCAGATGCAGGCGTTTACAATGCTTACTCTAGCTCTGATGTAATTGCTCTTCCTACAGACGTAGCAATTAAAGGTATGGAATATCAATACGACAAAGCTCTTACTAAAAATGCTAACTTAAATGTTAAATACCAAGATTTCGATAACATGAATGCACGTACTTCTGCAGCTGTTAACGTAAAATTCTAA
- a CDS encoding DUF3084 domain-containing protein: MYGLTLIAILTITGGAIAYIGDKLGTKVGKKKLSIFGLRPKHTSIIVTIITGFLITASTIGVLALVSQDVRTALFGMEALAKQLSSLNQEVTSKNAELATSRAALEAKNAEYTALTLKVKDTAERLSAITEELSAVIAQRDRTSLELQQTQADYALAKGDLSKAQQAISTLQETKNQLDIRVQSLNEAKVTLQDDVDRLNQLTTRLGQGIQVVREGSIIYRAGEVLSTVILPGGESKSDTERALAEAIYDTNQHVIDRLGIEDRSLNVLWIAQADFDKVAATLAKIPQNAIVRITANGNTVYGEPVIGQINLFPNNLIYKKGETIQMAVIDLGSKTEQPEEAVMTFLRKVNVTAVNKGILPDPIQGTVGAMNGAEFYDTVNKVKRYNKGKVMITATAKEDTYAVGPLKIEMHIQGGAE; encoded by the coding sequence ATGTACGGTCTAACCCTTATAGCCATTCTTACCATTACTGGTGGTGCCATTGCCTACATTGGTGACAAATTAGGTACAAAAGTAGGTAAAAAGAAACTTAGCATCTTTGGTTTACGCCCCAAGCATACTTCTATCATCGTTACCATCATTACAGGTTTTCTTATTACCGCTTCCACAATTGGTGTATTGGCATTAGTCTCACAAGATGTGCGTACCGCCCTCTTTGGTATGGAAGCGTTAGCTAAGCAATTATCTTCCCTCAATCAAGAAGTAACAAGCAAAAATGCAGAGCTTGCCACTAGCCGTGCTGCTCTGGAAGCCAAAAATGCGGAATATACAGCCCTCACCCTAAAAGTAAAAGATACAGCCGAGCGTTTGAGTGCGATTACCGAAGAGTTATCTGCAGTAATAGCCCAGAGGGATCGTACCTCTTTGGAACTGCAGCAAACCCAAGCAGACTATGCGCTAGCCAAAGGTGATCTATCAAAAGCACAGCAGGCAATTAGTACTTTGCAAGAGACAAAGAACCAGCTAGATATACGGGTTCAGTCTCTAAACGAAGCCAAAGTAACATTACAAGATGACGTAGATCGGTTAAATCAATTGACAACGAGATTAGGTCAAGGCATTCAAGTAGTACGTGAAGGTTCTATTATATATAGAGCAGGAGAAGTACTTTCTACAGTTATTCTTCCAGGTGGAGAAAGTAAGAGTGATACAGAAAGAGCCTTAGCCGAAGCAATTTATGATACGAATCAGCATGTAATTGATAGACTGGGGATTGAAGATAGAAGCTTAAACGTACTGTGGATTGCCCAGGCCGACTTTGATAAAGTGGCAGCAACATTAGCAAAAATTCCTCAGAATGCTATTGTACGTATAACAGCAAACGGTAATACTGTATATGGCGAACCAGTTATTGGTCAAATTAATCTTTTCCCGAATAACCTTATCTATAAAAAGGGAGAAACCATTCAAATGGCAGTGATTGACCTTGGGTCTAAGACAGAGCAGCCTGAAGAGGCTGTGATGACCTTTTTGCGGAAGGTCAACGTGACTGCCGTGAATAAAGGTATATTGCCGGATCCGATTCAAGGAACCGTAGGAGCTATGAACGGTGCTGAGTTTTATGATACCGTCAACAAAGTAAAACGGTATAACAAAGGTAAAGTTATGATTACGGCCACCGCTAAAGAGGATACCTATGCCGTAGGCCCTTTAAAAATCGAGATGCATATTCAAGGGGGAGCAGAATAG
- a CDS encoding LptF/LptG family permease encodes MRILDKYIIKELLGPFIFGIASFSSVFIGTSTMLRIAQYVTQYGASLSSVVKLFIYSLPSIVVLTFPMSMLLAALLAFGRLSGSSEITAMRSGGISFYRLAAPVFIVAFFVSIFAVVFAEMVVPQSNEAYNYVVRSEIQKNTALKSQEHIIIKDVKGDMLERLTYARKYEEETNTMYAVATQEFDNGQLARVENAEKAVWQDNHWTMYNGIIHDLTAEGNLERTMHFAEQVMPMDKAPSAISREQKKPEEMTIKELKQHIKILGQEYVDAKKYEMELQQRLSIPVASFVFALIGTPLGLQPNRSSSSIGLGISIIIIFVYYTIMTVFTALGQGGALPVVLAAWIPNIIGIIAGALLVRKASR; translated from the coding sequence ATGCGCATACTTGATAAATATATAATAAAAGAACTGTTAGGTCCCTTTATTTTTGGCATTGCCTCTTTTTCCAGTGTTTTTATTGGCACGAGCACCATGCTTCGAATCGCCCAATATGTAACCCAATATGGTGCGTCCCTGAGTTCTGTAGTGAAATTATTCATTTATAGCCTGCCTAGCATTGTTGTGTTAACTTTTCCTATGTCTATGCTTTTGGCAGCACTGTTAGCCTTTGGCCGTCTATCTGGTTCTAGTGAAATTACAGCCATGCGATCAGGGGGAATCAGCTTCTATCGCCTAGCAGCTCCCGTATTTATTGTTGCATTTTTTGTAAGTATCTTTGCGGTGGTGTTTGCTGAAATGGTTGTTCCTCAATCCAATGAAGCTTACAACTACGTGGTGCGTTCTGAAATTCAGAAGAATACGGCGCTAAAATCGCAGGAACATATTATTATTAAGGATGTTAAAGGGGATATGTTAGAAAGACTAACCTATGCTCGTAAATATGAAGAAGAAACAAATACTATGTATGCCGTAGCCACGCAGGAATTTGATAATGGCCAATTAGCACGAGTTGAAAATGCAGAAAAAGCAGTATGGCAAGATAATCATTGGACCATGTATAATGGAATTATTCATGATTTGACAGCCGAAGGAAACCTAGAACGTACTATGCATTTTGCTGAGCAAGTTATGCCAATGGATAAAGCTCCAAGTGCCATTTCCCGTGAACAAAAAAAACCAGAGGAAATGACCATTAAGGAACTAAAGCAGCATATTAAGATATTAGGACAAGAGTATGTAGACGCTAAAAAATATGAAATGGAATTACAGCAACGTCTTTCCATTCCAGTGGCGAGTTTTGTTTTTGCTCTCATTGGCACACCCCTTGGATTGCAGCCTAATCGATCTAGTTCTTCTATTGGATTAGGAATTAGTATTATTATTATCTTCGTTTACTACACCATAATGACCGTCTTCACTGCATTAGGGCAAGGTGGTGCCCTTCCTGTAGTATTAGCTGCTTGGATACCTAATATTATCGGTATTATTGCAGGAGCTCTCCTAGTTCGCAAAGCCTCACGCTAA
- the lptB gene encoding LPS export ABC transporter ATP-binding protein, protein MYIETFNLVKTYKNRNVVDGVSLRVNQGEVVGLLGPNGAGKTTTFYMIVGLERPNSGMIVINDEEVTETPMYRRASFGVGYLPQEASVFRKLSVEDNIMAILETTQLTSDQRTEKAEKLLDEFNITHVRKRKGSQLSGGERRRVEIARCLATDPAFILLDEPFAGVDPIAVADIQEIISYLKQRGIGVLITDHNVRETLSIVDRAYILNEGQILIHGDADTIANSEIAKKFYLGENFSL, encoded by the coding sequence ATGTATATCGAAACGTTTAATCTGGTGAAAACCTACAAAAATCGCAATGTAGTTGATGGCGTTAGCTTACGGGTCAACCAAGGGGAAGTTGTTGGCCTATTGGGTCCTAACGGCGCTGGTAAAACAACGACTTTCTATATGATTGTTGGCTTGGAACGTCCTAACAGTGGTATGATTGTCATTAATGATGAGGAAGTAACAGAAACGCCTATGTACCGTCGTGCCAGTTTTGGTGTAGGTTATCTGCCCCAAGAAGCATCCGTATTTCGTAAACTTTCTGTAGAAGATAATATTATGGCCATTTTGGAAACGACACAGTTAACATCTGATCAGCGGACAGAAAAAGCAGAAAAATTGCTGGATGAATTTAATATTACTCATGTTCGTAAGCGCAAAGGCTCCCAACTATCAGGCGGAGAACGCCGCAGGGTGGAAATTGCCCGTTGCTTAGCTACTGACCCAGCATTTATATTACTAGATGAACCTTTCGCAGGTGTTGATCCGATTGCTGTTGCTGATATTCAAGAGATTATTAGTTATCTAAAACAACGCGGAATTGGTGTGCTGATTACCGATCACAATGTTAGAGAAACCTTAAGCATTGTAGATCGTGCCTATATTTTAAATGAGGGCCAAATTTTAATTCATGGTGATGCAGATACCATTGCCAATAGTGAAATCGCTAAAAAATTCTATCTCGGTGAGAATTTTAGCTTATAA
- a CDS encoding LptA/OstA family protein encodes MKANITRTVFTLVLASMIASYGYAAQNKPVELAADSIEYDSVKGIMTAQGNVRMVQENATMTGSSAEYNSKTKEAHVFGGVQVVQEDATLTAQEVHSYDNVHMVATGDPILTKGTSKLTGPKIDYYSDKQYAIVKGWANLNTPDGIMTADQIESFFSENRAVAQGNVHIVSETRNMDATSDQAVYYGSKDQQGKTVLTGNARAVQDGNVLTGNTLTLYLDNKVIDVQGRSKLVITPQ; translated from the coding sequence ATGAAAGCGAATATAACGAGAACAGTTTTTACCTTGGTACTTGCCTCTATGATAGCTTCATACGGTTATGCTGCGCAAAACAAGCCAGTGGAGCTGGCGGCAGACAGCATTGAATATGATTCGGTCAAAGGGATTATGACAGCCCAAGGAAATGTACGTATGGTGCAAGAAAATGCTACTATGACAGGTAGTAGTGCAGAATATAATAGTAAGACCAAGGAAGCACATGTATTTGGTGGTGTGCAAGTAGTACAAGAAGATGCTACCTTAACTGCACAAGAAGTACACTCCTATGACAATGTTCATATGGTTGCAACGGGAGATCCTATATTAACAAAGGGAACAAGTAAACTGACAGGGCCTAAAATTGACTATTATTCTGACAAGCAATATGCTATAGTCAAAGGATGGGCAAACTTAAATACTCCAGATGGGATTATGACAGCGGATCAAATAGAGTCCTTTTTCAGTGAAAATCGCGCTGTAGCCCAAGGTAACGTGCATATCGTCAGTGAAACTCGCAATATGGACGCGACATCAGACCAAGCCGTGTATTATGGTAGCAAAGATCAACAGGGAAAAACAGTTCTTACAGGCAATGCAAGAGCAGTGCAAGACGGTAACGTGTTGACAGGCAATACCTTAACCTTATACCTAGATAATAAAGTCATTGACGTGCAAGGTCGCAGCAAACTTGTCATAACACCTCAATAA
- the lptC gene encoding LPS export ABC transporter periplasmic protein LptC encodes MKKTTGSIIACVIMILVGGLYYFLKDEPLVPQAKEAEPEAQQTSKLSYAGNSIIEEKDGKRLWELKAETIEIDVTTKNVQMKNLVGTFYQEKGGKIEITAPEAFLDSKTKDISMSTQVRAVASDGGTFNAKDARWSSNEKRFYGSGDVILTKEDTVITGDKIESDSNMEKVKVYGNAKVIKGGSSQ; translated from the coding sequence ATGAAAAAAACAACAGGAAGCATCATAGCCTGTGTTATCATGATATTGGTTGGCGGTTTATACTATTTTCTCAAGGATGAACCCTTAGTTCCACAAGCCAAAGAGGCAGAACCAGAGGCTCAACAAACATCCAAACTTTCTTATGCAGGCAATTCGATTATTGAAGAAAAAGATGGCAAACGTTTGTGGGAATTAAAAGCCGAGACCATCGAGATTGATGTAACTACCAAAAATGTACAAATGAAAAATCTAGTAGGCACCTTTTATCAAGAAAAAGGTGGTAAAATTGAGATTACAGCTCCAGAGGCATTTTTAGATAGTAAGACGAAAGACATTTCAATGTCGACTCAGGTCCGTGCTGTGGCCAGTGATGGAGGAACCTTTAATGCCAAGGATGCACGGTGGTCAAGTAATGAAAAACGTTTTTATGGGTCTGGTGATGTAATTCTTACTAAAGAGGATACTGTCATTACAGGAGATAAAATAGAAAGCGATTCCAATATGGAAAAAGTAAAAGTGTATGGCAATGCTAAGGTCATAAAAGGAGGGTCTTCCCAATGA
- a CDS encoding lysophospholipid acyltransferase family protein, translating to MSNVWQYYLLKSISRMVCLLPYSWVLFLGRRLGRLYYHIAARQRRRALEQMQESLGISYEEASRNIASLFTKLGQTFLEVLYTPVLKVENVHQYISIENRHYLSQAVEQGRGVVLLTAHIGNWEWLGAALAMDGFPMAAVIKRQPNDQHTRILNEYRELVGIEIFSRGTAELVSAAKALKQGKILGFLADQDAGVNGLFIEFLGKMSSTPTGPAIFAKKFKAPVVPSFIVRSPEGGHRVLIGEPFYYEDTGNEVEDIRNLTIKMTQIIEQTIRQYSDEWLWFQKRWNTAYTQVAVKQEESIGGKERVGKQA from the coding sequence ATGTCTAACGTTTGGCAATATTATTTATTAAAGAGTATCAGTCGTATGGTTTGCTTATTACCATACAGCTGGGTTTTATTTTTAGGTAGAAGGCTCGGTAGACTTTACTACCATATTGCTGCTCGGCAGCGGCGGCGTGCCTTAGAGCAGATGCAAGAATCCTTAGGAATATCTTATGAAGAAGCCTCCAGAAACATCGCTAGTTTGTTTACTAAATTAGGACAGACTTTTTTGGAAGTGTTATATACGCCAGTTCTCAAAGTAGAAAATGTGCATCAATATATTAGCATAGAAAATCGTCATTATCTTAGCCAGGCGGTAGAGCAAGGACGAGGCGTAGTTTTGCTGACAGCTCATATTGGTAACTGGGAGTGGTTAGGCGCAGCCTTGGCTATGGATGGTTTCCCTATGGCCGCCGTTATTAAACGGCAGCCCAATGACCAACATACACGGATTTTAAATGAGTACCGTGAATTAGTAGGCATTGAAATTTTCTCAAGAGGCACGGCAGAATTGGTAAGTGCAGCTAAAGCATTGAAACAAGGAAAAATTCTTGGTTTCTTAGCGGATCAGGATGCAGGTGTCAATGGCCTATTTATTGAATTTCTGGGTAAGATGTCCTCTACACCAACAGGTCCTGCTATCTTTGCAAAAAAGTTCAAAGCGCCTGTAGTGCCCAGTTTTATCGTGCGAAGTCCAGAGGGTGGGCATCGAGTTCTTATTGGTGAGCCTTTTTATTATGAAGATACAGGTAACGAAGTAGAAGATATTCGTAACCTTACTATTAAAATGACCCAAATTATTGAACAAACCATTCGTCAATATTCGGATGAGTGGTTATGGTTTCAGAAACGTTGGAATACGGCCTATACCCAAGTTGCCGTGAAACAAGAAGAAAGTATTGGTGGCAAAGAAAGGGTGGGTAAACAGGCATGA
- a CDS encoding HAD-IIIA family hydrolase: MDKTSRGQKIKLLILDVDGVLTDGHIIFGRDGELMKNFHAQDGLGITIAHKAGLKTAIITGRESQIVQLRSSELKILDVYQGSKNKLEALYELVEKYNLALEEVAYVGDDLIDLSVMTKVGLSCAVANAVPEVKSYAHLVTNHHGGKGAVREVVEFILKSQGKWEEIINSYIQGGQIKTQQ; the protein is encoded by the coding sequence ATGGATAAGACAAGTCGTGGACAAAAAATTAAACTGTTGATCCTAGACGTAGATGGTGTATTGACAGATGGACATATTATCTTTGGTCGTGACGGGGAATTAATGAAAAATTTTCACGCTCAAGATGGATTAGGAATTACCATTGCTCATAAAGCAGGCTTAAAAACTGCTATCATAACTGGCCGAGAAAGCCAGATTGTTCAATTGCGCAGTTCTGAGCTTAAGATACTGGATGTCTACCAAGGATCGAAGAATAAACTAGAGGCTCTTTATGAACTAGTAGAAAAATATAATCTTGCTTTAGAGGAAGTAGCCTATGTAGGTGATGACTTGATTGATTTATCAGTTATGACAAAAGTAGGATTGTCCTGTGCTGTAGCCAATGCTGTACCTGAAGTCAAAAGTTATGCTCATCTAGTGACCAATCACCATGGCGGCAAAGGGGCAGTTCGTGAAGTCGTTGAATTTATCTTAAAATCCCAAGGGAAGTGGGAGGAGATAATAAACTCCTACATCCAAGGTGGACAGATAAAAACACAGCAGTAA
- a CDS encoding KpsF/GutQ family sugar-phosphate isomerase, whose product MIIEQAKKVLAIEAKAIESLIPRINGQFTAAIDMILSCTGRVVVTGMGKSGHIGKKIAATLASTGTPAFFLHPAEGIHGDLGMVTADDVVLALSNSGETAEVVSIFPAIKRIGASIVVMSGCAESTMAKNADIFLDVAVEQEACPLGLAPTASTTASLAMGDALAVALLSERKFTPEDFAVFHPGGALGRRLLLTVENIMHSGEENPLVTLDKTVKEALFVITAKGLGVTNVVDEQGHLVGIITDGDIRRGLEQGHEFLDKKVDRLMTKTPRTITANKLAAQALRIMEKNHPRPITVLPVVDEQNKAIGIIHLTDLLRQGVV is encoded by the coding sequence ATGATTATTGAACAAGCAAAGAAAGTCTTAGCCATTGAGGCAAAAGCCATTGAAAGCTTAATTCCGCGGATAAATGGTCAATTTACAGCTGCTATTGATATGATATTATCTTGCACAGGGCGGGTTGTAGTTACCGGAATGGGCAAATCCGGGCATATTGGCAAAAAAATTGCTGCGACCCTTGCTAGTACAGGAACTCCTGCCTTTTTTTTACATCCAGCAGAAGGGATTCATGGGGACCTGGGGATGGTCACTGCTGACGACGTTGTATTGGCATTGTCTAACAGTGGGGAAACAGCAGAAGTTGTTAGTATTTTTCCGGCCATTAAACGTATTGGTGCCAGCATTGTAGTCATGTCTGGTTGCGCGGAATCTACCATGGCCAAAAATGCAGATATTTTTCTCGATGTAGCCGTAGAGCAAGAAGCTTGTCCTTTAGGTTTGGCGCCGACAGCTAGCACTACTGCCTCACTGGCTATGGGAGATGCCTTAGCAGTCGCCTTACTATCAGAACGTAAATTTACACCTGAAGATTTTGCCGTGTTTCATCCAGGGGGAGCGTTAGGCCGCAGACTTTTATTAACGGTAGAAAACATAATGCATTCCGGCGAAGAAAATCCATTAGTTACCCTAGATAAGACTGTGAAAGAAGCTTTATTTGTTATTACTGCCAAAGGACTTGGCGTTACTAATGTAGTGGATGAACAGGGGCATCTAGTTGGGATCATTACGGATGGTGACATTCGCCGAGGGTTAGAGCAAGGGCATGAATTCCTAGATAAAAAGGTGGATCGCCTTATGACAAAAACGCCACGTACCATTACAGCGAACAAGCTAGCTGCTCAGGCGCTGCGTATTATGGAAAAAAATCATCCTAGGCCTATTACTGTATTACCTGTAGTTGATGAACAAAATAAGGCGATTGGTATTATTCACCTTACTGACTTATTGCGCCAAGGAGTGGTATAA